A genome region from Arachidicoccus soli includes the following:
- a CDS encoding hydrogen peroxide-inducible genes activator: protein MTFTQLEYILAVNIHRHFADAAESCHITQPTLSMQIQKLEEELAIKIFDRSKQPVVPTIAGEEIIDQARKILAEKDILLEMISSKKDLVKGELKVGVIPTLAPYLLPLFIPPFIRKYPQVKLHVIELTTSSLIKQLREGQIDMGILVTPLNEKGIKEDALFYEEMLVYTSSKNKLLKKHFILSKDIDPNKLLLLEEGHCFRSQIINLCELRKHSYGGSHFEYEAGSLETLRRMVDASDGITILPELSTNDMNDKDKLRLRHFKSPAPVREVGIVTHRDFVKRKLVNAIKQAILENIPAKLQSNGKKYIVPINV, encoded by the coding sequence ATGACTTTTACTCAACTTGAATATATTTTAGCAGTAAATATACACAGGCATTTCGCAGATGCTGCTGAGAGTTGCCACATTACCCAACCAACTTTAAGCATGCAAATTCAAAAATTGGAAGAAGAGTTAGCTATAAAAATATTTGATCGTAGCAAACAGCCCGTAGTTCCAACCATTGCAGGCGAAGAAATAATAGATCAAGCAAGAAAAATTTTAGCTGAAAAAGATATTCTTCTGGAAATGATTTCCTCTAAAAAAGATTTGGTGAAAGGAGAATTAAAAGTTGGCGTAATACCAACGCTGGCACCTTATTTATTGCCCTTATTCATTCCTCCATTTATAAGAAAATATCCGCAGGTGAAATTGCATGTAATAGAATTAACTACCTCATCCTTAATAAAACAATTACGTGAAGGTCAAATAGACATGGGCATTTTGGTAACGCCGCTCAACGAAAAAGGAATTAAGGAAGATGCACTTTTTTATGAGGAAATGTTGGTTTACACTTCCTCCAAAAACAAATTATTAAAGAAGCACTTCATTCTTTCAAAAGATATCGATCCCAATAAACTATTGCTCTTGGAAGAAGGTCATTGCTTTCGTTCTCAAATAATCAATTTATGTGAACTACGTAAGCATAGTTATGGAGGTTCACATTTCGAATACGAAGCCGGCAGCCTGGAAACTCTACGCAGAATGGTCGATGCTAGTGACGGTATCACCATCCTACCCGAATTATCTACAAACGATATGAACGATAAAGACAAACTAAGATTACGTCATTTTAAGTCTCCAGCACCTGTTCGGGAAGTAGGAATCGTTACACACAGAGATTTTGTAAAAAGAAAATTAGTGAACGCTATTAAGCAAGCTATTTTGGAAAATATTCCTGCTAAATTACAATCAAACGGGAAAAAATATATTGTGCCCATTAATGTATAA